The Vulgatibacter sp. genome window below encodes:
- a CDS encoding prolipoprotein diacylglyceryl transferase translates to MHPLVFPWTVPSAVLGVLAYVLAVVAAAVVGRMVYNRGEGKSLGSPIVAGAFAFLLGAWFVSTKTPFEAQPIPLHTYGLMIALGFLFGIHLAARAAEKYASVDGLAFYLPGAPTLRQAAREKGDAGTYTGKMAREHLLDLSFWILAGAMVGARLLFIVVNWEGPNGYGANPSRIFDLTSGGLVFYGGFIGAALTSVWYARKHGINFRALADICIPVVALGHFFGRMGCMAAGCCWGKVCENANFLFGAEFPKGALAHGEMARSPEWASFIAEHGHTPALHPTQMYEGLGELALFAILLLFRKNKRFHGQILAMWLMLYAVLRLSIETFRGDWGRGMLLRWPEVDPVLLSTSQLVGVGMVVLGAVLFFLWKPRSAAPAVPAAPAAAA, encoded by the coding sequence ATGCACCCCCTGGTCTTTCCGTGGACGGTTCCCTCGGCGGTTCTCGGCGTGCTCGCCTACGTGCTGGCAGTGGTCGCCGCCGCAGTGGTGGGCCGGATGGTCTACAACCGTGGCGAGGGCAAGAGCCTCGGCAGCCCCATCGTCGCCGGCGCCTTCGCCTTCCTCCTCGGGGCGTGGTTCGTTTCGACCAAGACGCCCTTCGAGGCGCAGCCGATCCCGCTCCACACCTACGGGCTGATGATCGCCCTGGGCTTCCTCTTCGGCATCCACCTCGCCGCCAGGGCCGCGGAGAAATACGCGAGCGTCGACGGCCTGGCCTTCTACCTCCCCGGCGCCCCGACGCTGCGGCAGGCGGCCCGGGAGAAGGGTGACGCCGGCACCTACACGGGCAAGATGGCCCGGGAGCACCTGCTCGATCTCTCCTTCTGGATCCTCGCCGGCGCCATGGTCGGCGCCCGCCTCCTCTTCATCGTGGTCAACTGGGAAGGCCCCAACGGCTACGGCGCCAACCCGTCGCGGATCTTCGACCTCACCAGCGGCGGCCTCGTCTTCTACGGCGGCTTCATCGGCGCGGCGCTCACCTCGGTCTGGTACGCCCGCAAGCACGGCATCAACTTCCGGGCGCTCGCCGACATCTGCATCCCGGTGGTGGCCCTCGGCCACTTCTTCGGCCGCATGGGCTGCATGGCCGCCGGCTGCTGCTGGGGCAAGGTCTGCGAGAACGCGAACTTCCTCTTCGGCGCCGAGTTCCCGAAGGGCGCCCTCGCCCACGGTGAGATGGCGCGTAGCCCGGAGTGGGCCTCCTTCATCGCCGAGCACGGCCACACCCCGGCGCTCCACCCCACGCAGATGTACGAGGGGCTGGGCGAGCTGGCGCTCTTCGCGATCCTCCTCCTCTTCCGGAAGAACAAGCGCTTCCACGGCCAGATCCTCGCGATGTGGCTGATGCTCTACGCGGTGCTCCGCCTCTCGATCGAGACCTTCCGTGGCGACTGGGGCCGCGGCATGCTGCTGCGCTGGCCGGAGGTCGATCCCGTCCTCCTCTCCACCTCGCAGCTGGTGGGTGTCGGCATGGTTGTCCTCGGCGCCGTGCTCTTCTTCCTCTGGAAGCCCCGCAGCGCCGCGCCGGCGGTGCCCGCGGCACCTGCAGCAGCGGCCTGA
- a CDS encoding bifunctional metallophosphatase/5'-nucleotidase, whose amino-acid sequence MRPLLPLVLLLAAGCAATPAQPADPAAPIHLTVVATNDFHGWLDGHDDRAADGTVVPVGGVDRFAGYLRVLRAQGPVVLLDAGDMWQGTLASNLSEGAAVVEAYNALGYDAAAVGNHEFDFGPVGPAMVAPAGEDPLGALKARAAEARFPLLAANLYERQADRIPDWMERSTLIERGGVRIGIVGLATPDTPQVTIAANVRTVRFTDPVVAAIEEGRRLRKAGAEVLLLLAHMGGTCVDGGCEGELLEVVRRLPAGLYDGAIGGHTHRVVATVVNGVPIIESGALGKAFGTFDFTIDPVTRRVIPAATRMAAGIEICAAQVEGTERCDPQGGAAGRLVPARFRGEAVVADEAITRLVAPRLAAVAAERARPLGAVLPTTLRLDYDGESDVGNLVADAMRAAIAEADLAITNSGGLRAELPEGEVTFGQVFETLPFDNRLSLLRVKGRELRQLIRAGFAGVHGGLQVSAGIRVVVDQGAPGACASEDLDGDGLVTPLDRDRVVEILVHGKRVDDEADYAVVTNDFLAGGGGGWDRLVTRLPQGSVVHLEAEPIQRDAFVRWLEGRGPVALPARGRIELKGVAPACPPGR is encoded by the coding sequence ATGCGCCCGCTCCTCCCGCTCGTCCTCCTCCTCGCCGCAGGCTGCGCCGCCACCCCGGCGCAGCCCGCCGATCCTGCCGCGCCGATTCACCTCACCGTCGTCGCCACCAACGACTTCCACGGCTGGCTCGACGGCCACGACGACCGGGCGGCAGACGGCACGGTGGTGCCGGTGGGCGGCGTCGATCGCTTCGCCGGCTACCTCCGGGTGCTGCGCGCGCAGGGGCCGGTGGTCCTCCTCGACGCCGGCGACATGTGGCAGGGCACCCTGGCCTCCAACCTCTCCGAGGGCGCTGCGGTGGTAGAGGCCTACAACGCCCTGGGCTACGACGCCGCAGCGGTGGGCAACCACGAATTCGACTTCGGGCCCGTGGGCCCTGCCATGGTGGCACCGGCAGGTGAGGATCCCCTCGGCGCCCTGAAGGCCCGCGCCGCCGAGGCGCGCTTCCCGCTCCTCGCCGCCAACCTCTACGAGCGGCAGGCCGACCGGATCCCCGACTGGATGGAGCGCTCCACGCTGATCGAGCGGGGCGGGGTGCGCATCGGCATCGTCGGCCTCGCCACCCCGGACACGCCGCAGGTCACCATCGCCGCCAACGTGCGGACGGTGCGCTTCACCGATCCCGTGGTCGCCGCCATCGAGGAGGGGCGCCGGCTCCGGAAGGCAGGCGCCGAGGTGCTCCTGCTCCTGGCGCACATGGGCGGCACCTGCGTCGACGGCGGCTGCGAGGGGGAGCTCCTCGAGGTGGTGCGCCGTCTTCCCGCCGGGCTCTACGACGGCGCCATCGGCGGCCACACCCACCGGGTGGTGGCGACGGTGGTGAACGGCGTGCCGATCATCGAGTCGGGGGCGCTGGGCAAGGCCTTCGGCACCTTCGACTTCACCATCGATCCGGTTACCCGCCGGGTGATCCCGGCGGCGACGCGGATGGCGGCGGGGATCGAGATCTGCGCCGCGCAGGTGGAGGGGACGGAGCGCTGCGATCCGCAGGGCGGCGCTGCAGGGCGCCTCGTGCCGGCGCGCTTCCGCGGCGAGGCGGTGGTCGCCGACGAGGCGATCACCCGGCTCGTGGCCCCGCGCCTCGCGGCGGTGGCGGCGGAGCGGGCCCGGCCCCTGGGGGCGGTGCTCCCGACCACCCTGCGCCTCGACTACGACGGCGAGAGCGACGTGGGCAACCTCGTCGCCGACGCGATGCGGGCGGCGATCGCGGAGGCCGACCTCGCCATCACCAACTCCGGTGGCCTGCGGGCCGAGCTGCCCGAGGGTGAGGTCACCTTCGGGCAGGTCTTCGAGACGCTCCCCTTCGACAACCGCCTCAGCCTGCTCCGGGTGAAGGGGCGGGAGCTCCGCCAGCTGATCCGCGCCGGTTTCGCCGGGGTCCACGGCGGCCTGCAGGTGAGCGCGGGGATCCGGGTGGTGGTCGATCAGGGGGCGCCGGGCGCCTGCGCCAGCGAGGACCTCGACGGCGACGGGCTGGTGACGCCCCTCGACCGGGACCGGGTGGTGGAGATCCTCGTCCACGGAAAGAGGGTGGACGACGAGGCCGACTACGCGGTGGTGACCAACGACTTCCTCGCCGGTGGCGGCGGCGGCTGGGATCGGCTGGTCACCCGGTTGCCGCAGGGGAGCGTGGTCCACCTCGAGGCGGAGCCGATCCAGCGGGATGCCTTCGTGCGCTGGCTCGAGGGGCGGGGGCCGGTGGCGCTCCCGGCCAGGGGGCGGATCGAGCTGAAGGGCGTCGCCCCCGCCTGCCCCCCGGGGCGCTGA
- the purT gene encoding formate-dependent phosphoribosylglycinamide formyltransferase, whose protein sequence is MVTLGTPRTRTATRLLLLGSGELGKEVAIEAQRLGVHVIACDRYPGAPAMQVAHSSHVIDMLDGAEIRRVVELEKPDFIVPEIEAIATATLLELEAEGRTVIPTARAARLTMDREGIRRLAAEELELATSPYRFADTEADYRAAVEAIGLPCVVKPVMSSSGKGQSLVRSEEEIGAAWTYAQEGGRAGRGRVIVEGFVDFDYEITLLTIRHVDGTTFCEPIGHRQVKGDYVESWQPQPMSKMALEESKRIARAVTGALGGRGIFGVELFVKGDQVWFSEVSPRPHDTGLVTLISQDLSEFALHVRAILGLPIPKIRQHGPAASAVILPEGDSTAPAFANVDAALREPDTALRLFGKPELHGKRRMGVALALADSIDEARAKATTAAAAVRVEL, encoded by the coding sequence GTGGTCACGCTCGGCACGCCCCGCACCCGCACCGCAACCAGGCTCCTTCTCCTCGGCTCCGGCGAGCTCGGCAAGGAGGTGGCCATCGAGGCCCAGCGCCTCGGCGTCCACGTGATCGCCTGCGACCGCTACCCCGGCGCCCCGGCGATGCAGGTCGCCCACAGCTCCCACGTCATCGACATGCTCGACGGCGCGGAGATCCGCCGGGTGGTGGAGCTGGAGAAGCCCGACTTCATCGTCCCCGAGATCGAGGCGATCGCCACCGCCACCCTCCTCGAACTCGAGGCCGAGGGGCGCACCGTGATCCCCACCGCCCGGGCCGCCCGCCTCACCATGGACCGCGAGGGGATCCGCCGCCTCGCAGCCGAGGAGCTGGAACTGGCCACCTCGCCCTACCGCTTCGCCGACACCGAGGCGGACTACCGGGCGGCGGTCGAAGCGATCGGCCTTCCCTGCGTGGTGAAGCCGGTGATGAGCTCCTCGGGCAAGGGCCAGAGCCTGGTCCGGAGCGAGGAGGAGATCGGCGCCGCCTGGACCTACGCCCAGGAGGGGGGCAGAGCCGGTAGGGGCCGGGTGATCGTCGAGGGCTTCGTCGACTTCGACTACGAGATCACCCTGCTCACCATCCGCCACGTGGACGGCACCACCTTCTGCGAGCCCATCGGCCACCGGCAGGTGAAGGGCGACTACGTGGAGTCCTGGCAGCCGCAGCCGATGAGCAAAATGGCCCTCGAGGAGTCGAAGCGGATCGCCCGGGCGGTGACCGGCGCCCTCGGCGGCCGCGGCATCTTCGGCGTGGAGCTCTTCGTGAAGGGCGATCAGGTCTGGTTCAGCGAGGTCTCGCCCAGGCCCCACGACACCGGCCTGGTCACCCTGATCTCCCAGGACCTCTCCGAGTTCGCCCTCCACGTCCGGGCGATCCTCGGCCTGCCCATCCCGAAGATCCGCCAGCACGGCCCCGCCGCCTCGGCGGTGATCCTGCCCGAGGGTGACTCCACCGCCCCGGCCTTCGCCAACGTCGACGCGGCGCTGCGGGAGCCCGACACGGCGCTGCGCCTTTTCGGCAAGCCCGAGCTCCACGGCAAGCGCCGCATGGGCGTGGCCCTGGCGCTGGCCGACTCCATCGACGAGGCCCGCGCGAAGGCCACCACCGCCGCGGCGGCGGTACGGGTCGAGCTCTAA
- a CDS encoding choice-of-anchor D domain-containing protein: MELEATPTALEFGALFVGERATKNFLISNQGRISTQAVVEIDSAAFRADATAVSLAPGESRRIGVTYSPVEAADDRGTLGVRAAGADRKIALSGRGVERLFEAEPTLDLGSVRVGESSTLPLQLRSLAALDLELSLELRGSEAFTTGSPKVGLPAGAAIEVPVTFAPAEPWAAHAVLEISACTDCPRARVQLIGEGLGRALRVAPNPIEFGPVAYYVSRSQDVHLRNEGNETIAFAPVELEGSDAFSIATPALVDLAPGESTTLQLRFRPRALGPLQATLHFRADDSRILSSVPVRGDGGGPILSVEPGVLDFGTQPIGRSVERSFLLRNSGQPVPVAIRSVRIEGPDAGVFSVGAFEPDVRDMGSAVPIRFQGERAGTFEARAVVTTNDRWQPHFEVVLAARALAGAGCEIMAIPGVLHFGQVAVNRRDERQVLLVNNGTSECVVWDVGIDPAGSSLFRLATQPADTVVVGPGESLPLVVRFDSQGTNGQLVRGGLRYSYGAFGRQPARVALDAVTTDIRIGTDPSSFAFGQVPVGAASVRRVRVTNESATWLLPGSIALAAGGSSTMHLLPGSTVVPEDFPAGAFFDVDLAFTPTRGGFERSQVELTFDVFEADPDVTRIDAWGEGVACGEDCAWPRAICPDEVTVVARQPATLVGRGVHPLNSSLSCSWRVVAEPDHAGSRIEEPAVCTTEFRPKIVGSYEVELLVHDAQGRADTCTTLVHATPPGGLWIETVWEPAEDVRMLLLHDAAGQSSNREAWTGSGLRCVTAMCHSDAASCTSDDWDAPGRNDDPICWVAAQPTTMYRAPPETLYIEAPAVDHLYHLGIHYNLYYGYPAPPPPYVDASVRIFCGGHLRHSIQDRFLALDELIVVGSIAYDATGACSLAQSSVRIPDL, from the coding sequence GTGGAGCTCGAGGCCACGCCCACTGCGCTGGAATTCGGTGCGCTCTTCGTGGGCGAGCGCGCGACGAAGAACTTTCTCATCAGCAACCAGGGCCGGATATCAACGCAGGCTGTCGTGGAAATCGATTCGGCCGCGTTTCGCGCAGATGCCACGGCAGTCAGCCTCGCGCCCGGCGAATCGAGGCGCATCGGCGTGACCTACAGCCCGGTAGAAGCAGCCGACGACCGGGGTACGCTTGGTGTACGTGCTGCTGGCGCCGACCGGAAGATCGCGTTGTCTGGACGGGGTGTGGAGCGCCTCTTCGAAGCGGAACCGACGCTGGATCTCGGCTCGGTACGCGTGGGTGAATCGTCGACCCTGCCGCTTCAACTGCGGTCGCTTGCCGCGCTGGACCTCGAACTCTCGTTGGAGTTGCGCGGCTCCGAGGCCTTCACGACCGGTTCGCCGAAGGTGGGGCTCCCCGCCGGCGCTGCGATCGAGGTGCCGGTGACGTTCGCGCCCGCGGAGCCGTGGGCCGCCCACGCGGTGCTGGAAATCTCGGCTTGCACGGATTGCCCCCGAGCACGGGTGCAACTGATCGGCGAAGGGCTCGGGCGAGCGTTGCGCGTCGCACCCAACCCGATCGAATTCGGACCGGTCGCCTACTACGTGTCGCGTTCGCAGGATGTGCACCTGCGTAACGAAGGCAACGAGACGATCGCCTTCGCTCCCGTCGAACTGGAGGGCAGCGACGCGTTCTCGATCGCCACTCCCGCGCTCGTCGACCTCGCTCCGGGCGAGAGCACGACGCTGCAACTGCGATTCAGGCCACGGGCGCTGGGGCCCTTGCAGGCGACACTCCACTTCCGGGCGGACGATAGCAGAATCCTGTCTAGCGTGCCGGTCCGTGGCGATGGGGGAGGCCCCATTCTGTCGGTGGAACCGGGCGTACTCGACTTCGGAACCCAGCCGATCGGACGCAGCGTGGAGCGGTCGTTCCTGCTCAGGAACAGCGGACAGCCAGTGCCCGTGGCGATCCGGTCCGTGCGGATCGAGGGGCCGGACGCGGGCGTCTTCTCCGTTGGTGCGTTCGAGCCCGATGTGAGGGATATGGGGAGCGCCGTCCCGATCCGTTTCCAGGGAGAACGCGCCGGCACCTTCGAGGCGAGGGCCGTGGTGACGACCAACGACCGCTGGCAGCCCCACTTCGAGGTTGTGCTCGCGGCACGTGCGCTGGCAGGAGCCGGCTGTGAAATCATGGCGATTCCAGGCGTGCTGCACTTCGGCCAGGTTGCCGTGAACCGCCGTGACGAGCGGCAGGTGCTGCTCGTGAACAACGGTACTTCCGAGTGCGTGGTCTGGGACGTCGGAATCGATCCCGCCGGCTCGTCTCTCTTCCGTCTCGCCACACAGCCAGCCGACACCGTCGTCGTTGGCCCGGGAGAGTCGCTGCCGCTCGTCGTGCGTTTCGATTCCCAGGGTACGAATGGTCAGCTCGTCCGTGGGGGCCTCCGCTATTCGTACGGCGCGTTTGGGCGCCAACCGGCACGTGTCGCACTCGATGCGGTCACGACAGACATCCGAATCGGGACCGACCCGTCCAGTTTCGCGTTCGGTCAGGTGCCCGTCGGCGCAGCGAGCGTGCGGCGGGTCCGGGTCACCAATGAAAGCGCTACGTGGCTCCTGCCCGGCAGCATCGCCCTTGCCGCAGGAGGCAGCAGCACGATGCACCTTCTGCCGGGCAGCACGGTCGTACCGGAAGACTTCCCTGCGGGCGCCTTTTTCGACGTCGACCTTGCGTTCACGCCCACACGTGGCGGTTTCGAGCGGTCGCAGGTCGAGCTCACCTTCGACGTCTTCGAGGCCGATCCGGACGTGACGCGGATCGACGCCTGGGGCGAAGGCGTTGCCTGCGGGGAGGATTGTGCCTGGCCACGTGCGATCTGTCCCGACGAGGTGACGGTGGTCGCCCGCCAGCCAGCGACGCTGGTAGGGCGCGGGGTCCATCCGCTCAACTCATCCCTCAGCTGCAGCTGGCGGGTGGTTGCGGAACCGGATCATGCCGGTTCGCGGATCGAGGAGCCGGCCGTCTGCACGACCGAGTTTCGTCCGAAGATCGTGGGAAGCTATGAGGTCGAGCTGTTGGTGCACGATGCACAGGGTCGCGCGGATACCTGCACGACGCTCGTCCATGCAACACCGCCGGGTGGGCTCTGGATCGAGACAGTATGGGAGCCGGCTGAGGATGTTCGCATGCTCCTCCTGCATGATGCAGCTGGCCAATCGTCTAACCGCGAAGCATGGACGGGGAGCGGTCTCCGCTGCGTAACTGCAATGTGCCACTCGGATGCAGCGAGCTGCACCAGCGACGACTGGGACGCACCAGGCCGCAACGATGATCCAATCTGTTGGGTCGCGGCGCAGCCGACCACAATGTACCGCGCGCCGCCAGAAACGCTTTACATCGAGGCGCCGGCAGTCGATCACCTCTACCACCTCGGAATCCATTACAACCTCTACTATGGCTACCCGGCGCCACCTCCCCCCTACGTCGACGCCTCCGTCCGCATCTTCTGCGGCGGTCATCTCCGCCATTCGATACAAGATCGGTTCCTCGCATTGGACGAGCTGATCGTTGTTGGTTCCATCGCCTACGATGCCACTGGCGCGTGTTCTTTGGCGCAATCCAGCGTCCGAATTCCTGATTTGTGA